AAGCAGCGTGGAATGTGACGATGGCTCGTAAGAAAGAGAATAATTAATTACATAACTTTGTATAGTTAACGCTCGAAGTTATATAACCAATGCTCGGAGTTATGTAATTAGTCATTAGTCCATACTCCCCAATCCCTACTCCCCTATCTCCCTCATCTCCCCCCACTCCCCTAGTGTCAGGTATTCTCAATAATGTGATTTTGGGCGATCGCCGTTTTATGGGCCTGCGCGACGAGGGTAAAAGTATTAATTTTTCGTTAGTTAATCAATGAAAAGTGTTTAAAAGCAAAATTATTGTTGAGACTGACTGTTAATAAAGTGGTGAAAATGAAAAATGCGATCGCAATCCATCGCGCGATGGCGTAACCGCCCGCCGGAGGCGATCGCAAATTGTTCTCAGATTGCATTAAGGCTCAATCTTAATTGAGGGCGGGTAAATTTGGTCAACTTCATCCCAAGCATTGTTAGCCAGTGCCTCAAGTGCTTTGGCCAAATCTATAGGATGGTCAAAAGCTCCGGCTTGGAACTTCTGATAAAAAACTTGGATTTTTCAAAAAAGTAATTCTTCGCTGCTCATAGTGTGGCGATCGCTCCTTTAACCTCATCGATGTCAATGTCAATGTATGGGTCTAAACCCTTGTCGTCGCGGTGTCCGGTAATTTTGCGAATCACAGATTTAGATGTGCCATTCTTCCGCAGCCGATTAACCAAACTTCGGCGGGTGCTGTGGGTGCTAATTCCCTTGGCACTCATACCAGACCGTTCCACAGCCCGTTTGAGAATGTCATAGGCATTGCGTAAACAGATAGGTTTAGTCCCGCACCTGGAAGGGAACAACCACTCAGACTCCCCAGGCTCAAACCGTTCTAAAGATTCGCGTAAATTGTCATGTACAGGAATTTCCACAGATTCAGCTGTACCGTCTGGCCTGTGCTTCCTAATGATGGAGGGAAAAATCAGTATTGCCTTGGGCCGTCCCCGGCTGTCGTAGACATCGCTAACCTTCAGCTTGATTAATGCCCCCCAACGTTCACCCGTGTACCAAGCTAGGTCAAGAAGCAATTTATATTTTTGAGTTTTAATCTGTTTACGCAATTTTGAATATTCATCATTAGAGATGACAGCAGCTTTTCCTTTTCTGTTAATCTTGGGCATATCAAAACCGAACTTTGAATATTCCGCTTTTACCCAGAAAATAGGTAAAAGCGGAATTTTGTAGATATTCACTAATAGTAAATATTTGGCTAATCCTAGTTGTAGTAATAGTTTCACGTCATCAGTGAATATTCCACTTCTACATAAAACTGGAAGAGTCACACAACTAGAAAAATTGTGTGACTCTCAAAATCATCAATTATATTTTTAGGCTCTATCGCGTATTAAATCTGAGTATACTTTTTCCCAATACCAACTTTCATCTTTACCAGAAAACCTAGTCCTGGCTGAACTGATTAAGCGATTGCATATATCTTTATCACCATTCACCAAGTTTAATACCTTTTGTTTAAGAGCTTCGTTTACTGTTTGTTGTGGTTGTGGTTGTGCTTGCGCTTGTGATTGCGGTTGAGGTTTTCTAACCGTTTTAGAAGGTTCGGCTTTGTAGTTGTTTGTCAAGCCCCAAAACTGAGGCGGAGTTGTCCGATATTGCATAAAATTTAGCAGTCAACATTAAATCTATAATGCAGGATGTATCCTATTAGCTAAATCAGGATACACCCTGATTTTTTGTGAACTTTTGATGAAAATACTGATTTTTATTCTTAATTTTAGAGGTTATAAAAAATCAGCAATTTAATTTAATTGAAATGACTGCTATTAATATCGCTACAGACATACCTTCAAACATCAACACATTAGAAAAATTAGCTGTATGGTGTGGTTTAGCACTTGCCAATATCAATCCTTCTTTAACAAGTGTTGAAGGCGTTGGATATACGGAAAGATGCGCTCAAGCTGGAGTATTTTACATACAAGCTGATAATAAATATCGCGCCCTCATCCGTAATTCTGTGCAAATGTCGCCTGATTATTTGGCAGGCGGCGCGAAATTGTGGACTTATGCACAAGAGCTTAGTAACACAGCACTTCCAGCTACATTCAAATCAAATTAATTTCTAAACTACTGCTGTGGAATTTCAATATCAAGAAGTAAATCAGGGTTATACATCCCCTGATTTTTTATTTAATTTTGAACCTGGCGGGCAGGTTTCCCCACGATACAACGCACCTCCACCACCTGGGTCTGTTGAAAATCTGACGGCTGAATATTTATTAAAACAACAACAATTAAGTGATGCGGTAAGAAATCAACATAAAATTGATAATCTCTACGAGCGCATCATGAATGAAGCGCCGCGCCGAGATGTTGAGGTACTGCCACCAGAAACGCCGGGCGAGTTCTTCGACCCCAACCGGACAAGAATGAAGAATATAACTCCGGTGGATCAGGCTCAAGAAATTGCCGAACTGCTAGAGCGACAAACTAAGCGCCCGGCTACTGTTCCCACAACTGCCGAACCTCCAGCCGTACCCAACTATAAAACCATTCCGTTAACAGACCCGCTTGCTACACCTCCAACTTACACGCCACGAACACCAGTAGGAGGAGGCAACCCAGCACCGACCGCCAAACCTAGAGGACTGCCAACCCCGGCTGG
Above is a genomic segment from Nostoc sp. MS1 containing:
- a CDS encoding tyrosine-type recombinase/integrase, with the translated sequence MKLLLQLGLAKYLLLVNIYKIPLLPIFWVKAEYSKFGFDMPKINRKGKAAVISNDEYSKLRKQIKTQKYKLLLDLAWYTGERWGALIKLKVSDVYDSRGRPKAILIFPSIIRKHRPDGTAESVEIPVHDNLRESLERFEPGESEWLFPSRCGTKPICLRNAYDILKRAVERSGMSAKGISTHSTRRSLVNRLRKNGTSKSVIRKITGHRDDKGLDPYIDIDIDEVKGAIATL
- a CDS encoding glucose-6-phosphate dehydrogenase → MTAINIATDIPSNINTLEKLAVWCGLALANINPSLTSVEGVGYTERCAQAGVFYIQADNKYRALIRNSVQMSPDYLAGGAKLWTYAQELSNTALPATFKSN